From Aquipuribacter hungaricus:
CGGCAGCAGGGTCGGGGCAGGCCCGATGGGCGAGGCGGAGCGCGGCGACGCGGCCCCCCGGGTCAACGTCACGTACTACTGCGCGAACGGCCACACCGTGCGCCCGTCCTTCGCCGAGGAGAGCGGGAGCGAGGTGCCGGAGCAGTGGGACTGCCCGCGCTGCGGCTTCCCCGCCGGCCGCGACCCGGAGAACCCGCCGGCGCCGCACAAGGTCGAGCCCTACAAGACCCACCTGGCCTACGTGAAGGAGCGGCGCTCCGACGCCGACGGCGCGGCCATCCTCGACGAGGCCCTCACCCGGCTGCGCGAGCGCAAGATCATCGTCTGACGGCACGCCCGTCGTCAGAGAGGCCCCCGGTGCGCGTGCACGGGGGCCTCTCTGTCTGTCGTGGCGGCGCCGCCCTCCGCTGACGCAGACGTGACCGGGGGCCGCCGTGCCTCAGGGCGAGGCGGGCCGGGCGAGGCCGCCGGGCAGGCGGGAGGCCGCCGCCCGGTCGAGCAGCCACAGCGTGCGGCGCGAGCCGTAGGCGCCGGCGGTCGGCACCTGCCGCTCGCCGGCGCCGCCGAGCGCCATCGCCGCGACCGCGGCCTTGTCCTCGCCGGCGACCGGGAACCACACCTCGGTGGCGGCCCGCAGCGCGGCGAAGGTCAGGCTCACCCGCTCCGGCGGCGGCTTGGGCGCCCCGCGGACCCCGGTGACGGTGCCCGTGGCGTGCAGACCGGGGTGCTCGGGGAACAGCGAGGCGACATGCCCGTCGGGGCCCATGCCGAGGACGGCCACGTCGAAGCGCGGCACCTCGAGCCGGTCGCCCGGGCGGCGGTGGCGCCGCAGCTCCTCGGCGTACGCGGCCGCGGCCTCCTCGGGCGTTCCGCCGTGCGGCGACCCGGCCGGCGCGACACCGTGCAGGTGCGCGGGGTCGACGTCGACGTGGTCGAGCAGGGCCGCCCGCGCCTTGGTCTCGTTCCGCTCGGGGTCGCCGTCGGGCAGGTGCCGCTCGTCGCCGAACCACACGTGCAGCCGCGACCAGTCGACCGCGGCCCGGGCGGGGGAGCGGCGCAGCTCCTCGAGCATACCGATCCCGGTCGTGCCGCCGGTGAGGACGACGTGCGGCACGGCGCCGGAGGACTGCAGGTCCGTCACCGTGGTGACGAAGCGCGCCGCCGCGGCCGCGACGAGCGTCGCGGTGTCGCCGTGGACGACGACCGAGACGGGGGCGCTCACGGCGCCACCGCGCGAGCGCTCATGCCGCGGCCCCCGCGGGGCCCTCGTGGTCCAGCAGCGAGCGGACGACCTCGGAGTACGTGACGTCCGGGTCGAGCCGGCGCAGCTCCTCGGCCAGGCACTCCGCCACCGAGCGCCGGGGCAGCCCGAGCCGGTGGTCGGGCTCGCCGGGCTGGCTGAGGACGGCCTGCGCCCCCTCCGGCCGGGACAGGACGATCCGGCCGGCGTCGCGGACGAGCTCGACGGAGTGCATGCCGTGCTCCCCGGCGACCTCGCGCTCGACGGGGCAGTCGAGCCGGGCGTGCAGCCAGGCCGCGAGCAGGTCGGTGCTCGGGCTGTCCGCGGCACCCCGCACGACGGCGGACGTGACCGGCTGCTGGGGCGGCAGGTCGAGCGCCGCCGCGAGCAGCGCCCGCCAGCGCGTCGTCCGGGTCCACGCCATGTCGGTGTCGCCGTCGGTGTGGTGGCGCGAGCGGGTGCGCAGCGCGCCCTGGGGGTCGTCGCAGCCGGCCGCGTCGGTGATCCGGCGCTGGGCGAGCCGGCCGATCGGGTCCTCCGAGATGTCGTCGGGGGCCTGGCCGGGCCACCAGGCGACGATCGGCGCGTCGGGCAGCAGCAGGGGGACGACCACGGACGCGCCCTGGTCGGACAGCTCGCCTGCCAGGCGCAGCACGACGATCTCGCCCGCGCCGGCGTCCCCGCCGACGCGGATCTGGGCGTCGAGGCCCGTGTCGCCCGACGCGTCCTCCGACACCACGACGAGCACCCGCATCGGGTGCTCCCGGCTGGCGTCGGTGGCCGCGGCGATCGCGTCCTCGGCGCCCGCGGACGGGGTGAGGACGACGAGGGTGAGGACGCGCCCGAGCGCGACCGCCCCGCCGCTGGCGCGCAGGTCGACGAGGCTGCGGTTGATCTTCGAGGTGGTGGTCGCGGGGAGGTCGAGGATCATCGTCGGCTCCTGCCGGTCGTCGGGGCGGCGCTCACGGCAGCCGCCAGGTCCGGCCGTCGCGCGCCATCATCTCGTCGGCGCCCGCCGGTCCCCAGGTGCCGGAGTCGTACTGCTCGGGCTGCCCCTGCGTGGCCCAGAACTCCTCGATCGGGTCGAGGATCTTCCACGACAGCTCCACCTCGGCGTGCCGCGGGAACAGCGGCGGGTCGCCGAGCAGGACGTCGAGGATGAGCCGCTCGTAGGCCTCGGGGGACGACTCGGTGAAGGAGTGGCCGTACCCGAAGTCCATCGTCACGTCCCGGACCTCCATGGCGGTGCCGGGCACCTTGGAGCCGAACCGCAGGGTGACGCCCTCGTCGGGCTGGACCCGGATGACGATGGCGTTCTTGCCCAGGCCGCCGGCCGCGGACTGCTCGAACGGCAGGTGCGGCGCCGGCTTGAAGACGACGGCGATCTCCGTCACCCGCCGGCCGAGGCGCTTGCCCGCCCGCAGGTAGAACGGCACGCCCGCCCAGCGCCGGGTGTCGACGTCCAGACGGATCGCGGCGTAGGTCTCCGTGGTGGAGTCGGCGGGGATGCCGTCCTCCTCCAGGAACGCCCGGACCTTGCTGCCGCCCTGCCAGCCGGCGGCGTACTGCCCCCGGGCGGTCGCGGTGGACAGGTCGGCGGGCAGCCGGACGGCGGAGAGGATCTTCTCCTTCTCGTTGCGCAGGTCGTGCGCGGCGAACGAGACGGGCTCCTCCATCGCCGTGAGCGCGAAGAGCTGCAGCAGGTGGTTCTGGATGACGTCGCGCGCCGCGCCGATGCCGTCGTAGTAGCCGGCCCGGCTGCCGATCCCGATGTCCTCGGCCATGGTGATCTGGACGTGGTCGACGTAGTTGCCGTTCC
This genomic window contains:
- the opcA gene encoding glucose-6-phosphate dehydrogenase assembly protein OpcA; translation: MILDLPATTTSKINRSLVDLRASGGAVALGRVLTLVVLTPSAGAEDAIAAATDASREHPMRVLVVVSEDASGDTGLDAQIRVGGDAGAGEIVVLRLAGELSDQGASVVVPLLLPDAPIVAWWPGQAPDDISEDPIGRLAQRRITDAAGCDDPQGALRTRSRHHTDGDTDMAWTRTTRWRALLAAALDLPPQQPVTSAVVRGAADSPSTDLLAAWLHARLDCPVEREVAGEHGMHSVELVRDAGRIVLSRPEGAQAVLSQPGEPDHRLGLPRRSVAECLAEELRRLDPDVTYSEVVRSLLDHEGPAGAAA
- the zwf gene encoding glucose-6-phosphate dehydrogenase — encoded protein: MSLTGALGSDDNPLRDPRDRRLSRIAGPGSLVMFGVTGDLAKRKLMPAVYDLMQRGLLPPGFALVGFARRDWDRQDFAKVVHDAVEENARTPFAEEVWQQLADGIRFVQGTFDDDEAFDELARTVKELDEHRGTRGNHAFYLSVPPSSFPVVVKQLARSGLSDSEADAWRRVVVEKPFGHDLASARELNEVVEQVFPPDSVFRIDHYLGKETVQNLLALRFANQLFEPVWNGNYVDHVQITMAEDIGIGSRAGYYDGIGAARDVIQNHLLQLFALTAMEEPVSFAAHDLRNEKEKILSAVRLPADLSTATARGQYAAGWQGGSKVRAFLEEDGIPADSTTETYAAIRLDVDTRRWAGVPFYLRAGKRLGRRVTEIAVVFKPAPHLPFEQSAAGGLGKNAIVIRVQPDEGVTLRFGSKVPGTAMEVRDVTMDFGYGHSFTESSPEAYERLILDVLLGDPPLFPRHAEVELSWKILDPIEEFWATQGQPEQYDSGTWGPAGADEMMARDGRTWRLP
- a CDS encoding RNA polymerase-binding protein RbpA: MAGGSAIRGSRVGAGPMGEAERGDAAPRVNVTYYCANGHTVRPSFAEESGSEVPEQWDCPRCGFPAGRDPENPPAPHKVEPYKTHLAYVKERRSDADGAAILDEALTRLRERKIIV
- the pgl gene encoding 6-phosphogluconolactonase, whose product is MSAPVSVVVHGDTATLVAAAAARFVTTVTDLQSSGAVPHVVLTGGTTGIGMLEELRRSPARAAVDWSRLHVWFGDERHLPDGDPERNETKARAALLDHVDVDPAHLHGVAPAGSPHGGTPEEAAAAYAEELRRHRRPGDRLEVPRFDVAVLGMGPDGHVASLFPEHPGLHATGTVTGVRGAPKPPPERVSLTFAALRAATEVWFPVAGEDKAAVAAMALGGAGERQVPTAGAYGSRRTLWLLDRAAASRLPGGLARPASP